One Rosa chinensis cultivar Old Blush chromosome 3, RchiOBHm-V2, whole genome shotgun sequence DNA window includes the following coding sequences:
- the LOC112194698 gene encoding uncharacterized protein LOC112194698, whose protein sequence is MGKPRNAGKWCKYHEDSGHNTNNCNALKMAIETLYRDGKLEQFKVRQPPPVVANIEPIRRINTIDGSAPITNMSHRARKRYACTNHPKEVCNIHYERSTLLPKSRWEPITFSEEEERRVHLPHDSPFLIEPMLDKWSVGRVLVDNGSVVNVIFNGCYNQLQWNRKLLHDHKPLLSFSGDVTQPLDSDYMRLAIGVSPCTAEIHTEFIVADCFSSYNAIIGRPTLNKLNCIIGGYMLLMKFPTPNGTGYVKESQQLARECYSTTVAQSTRRHERS, encoded by the coding sequence ATGGGCAAACCGAGGAACGCAGGTAAATGGTGCAAGTACcatgaggacagcggtcacaacaccaataACTGCAACGCTCTTAAAATGGCAATCGAGACTTTGTATCGTGATGGCAagctggaacaattcaaggtgcgaCAACCACCGCCAGTGGTCGCCAATATCGAGCCCATacgccgcatcaacaccatcgacggcagTGCTcctatcaccaacatgtctcatagggcaagaaagcgttatgcatGCACCAACCATCCtaaagaagtttgcaacatccacTATGAGAGGTCCACTTTACTACCAAAATCTAGGTGGGAACCCATAACCTTCTCCGAAGAAGAAGAGCGCAGAGTACATCTCCCCCACGACAGTCCATTCCTCATCGAGCCcatgctcgataaatggtcGGTGGGAAGGGTCCTCGTTGACAACGGATCTGttgtaaatgtcatcttcaatggctgtTACAACCAACTCCAATGGAACAGAAAGCTACTCCATGATCACAAGCCACTACTCAGCTTCTCTGGcgacgtcacacaaccactgGATTCAGACTACATGCGCCTGGCCATCGGCGTTAGCCCATGCACGGCAGAGATACATACAGAATTTATAGTCGCCGATTGCTTCAGTTCCTACAATGCCATCATCGGCCGACCAACACTCAACAAGCTGAACTGCATCATTGGCGGAtatatgcttctcatgaagttccctacacccaacggcacgggctatGTGAAAGAAAGCCAACAACTAGCACGGGA